The DNA window TATTCGAACTTTTACCAATATTTCTATCTAGAAACATATCATTCGGACTTAAATTACAAGTTCGATTGCTCAAGAACGTCGAAAAAGAGTCTTGATCAAGAACGACCCCGAAACTTTGGATGGCTTTGGCACAATGATCCACGTCTTTCTTTTTATAATACTTTGATTCATCCAAACCAAAAACCGCCTCATCTACAAAGGAAGCCAATATAACCTGTGCAATCACATAAGAATCCAACTCTGATCCGGTATAACCCTGCTTTGTAAAATACGAGTTCGCAGTCATATAGTCCCCTATTTTTGCAGCGGCTAATAATTTATCTTTTGCAACATCTCCTTTGTAAGTATCAGTTAATCCTAATGTATCTACTGCGATACAGTTCGCAATAAAAAGTATGATCAACATTATGATATAGATTCGTTTCATTGTTTTCATTTACCTTTGGTAGTTTAAATTTATTGCTTCTTATAAGATCAAGATTCGATTCCCAGATCACAGACCGGTTCTTGTTCACCGGGACGGTTTTTCTCGATCGTGAATTCAATAATGAATCCTTTTCTAGTAAGCTCCGGATCTGTAGAATACCAACCTGTTCTTCGATTTGCAGGATCGGAGCCTTTTGTCCGCATTGCAGGAGTAATTTTCATTCTGACGGAGTGATCCTCCGGAAGATCAAACTCAGGCCAAGCGCCTTCCTTCCGTCCTTCGTTTTCGTCGATGATATAAAAATCGTATTCATTCTTGCCTGACAAAAGAGGCATCCAATACTCGCAGTCATAGGCGAAGTAATCTCTGCGATCTCCGTGAAAAAATTGATCGATCTTAGTGCGTGTAAGACCATCCCTTTTATTTATATAATAATCTTCTGATGGATTGATAGAACGAGGAATTGTATCTCCTTTCGGATAAGGAAAATAGACATCAGGATCCAACCACATTAGGATAAATCTATATTGATTTACTTTATAGAAAAATCTATGTGGTTCATAATTCCCACGTTCTTTGAAATTCTTAACTTCAAATTTTAGAAAATTATTTTTATGATTTTCAATCTTTCTGCCTCGGTAGTGCACAGATAAACAACCTGAAAAAAGAAAGAGGAAGATCAGAATGATCGAAAGGACCTTTATCTTCATAATATCCGTCTGTAATTCCTCAAGACTTCGCACTTTATAGCCATTACACCTATTTCACAAACTCGCAGCCAGACTTGTCCATGTGCAAAGGAGTAGATTCGATAGAAAATAGAATTCGATCTCCCTCAGTGTATTTTACATATTTATTAGGATCGATTTTATCTTCGGTTAAAGTTTCAGGATTTCTAAAATGAATTCGAACCGAATGACCAGGCGGAAGATCCACGGCTTTTGTTATACTTCCACCGCCTATATCCGTACGATTGCGATTATAGCTAAATATAGAATAGATAGATTTTCCAACTGGGACAGGTATATAATATTCACAGCCTGAAATATAATTAAATCTAGGGTCAGACTGAACGATAGGAGGCAAACTTTCCCAATTAGAATAAAACTTTTTCCAATACCATTCTTCCGGCTGTAAACTACGGTTAGGCAACCAATCGTTCTGTAAAAATATCGTAAGATAATAGGTCTTCTTATCTCTTTCCGAAACAAAAAGGCCCGGAGGAGAATATTGAGATTCCGGACCTAAATCTGGAAAATTAAACCGCAAGTACGTACTATCAAAACTTTCTATATCCCAATAATTGTAATTCGGCCCAATCGGACCGCAGAATAACACATTTGTGAAACCCCACATAAATAGAGAAAGGATGAGTATTCGTTTATAATAAAAACATAAACTACTCATTTACAGACTTCCCCCGCAAGCCCCATGAATAGCTCCACCGGCTGTATAGATTGTACTTAGATATTTAATTCCAGTGTAATAGGATATAGTATCCAATGCGATACTTCGCCAATCTCCGGTTACTGCACTCTTGGTTGTGCCCGCCATACCAATCCAATATAATGCATCTGCACTGAAGATTTGAGATATAGAAGGTATTCCAAGAGCAGGCAATCCGGCATAACCAACAAACGCACCTACCGCTGCGATCTGTCCTGCCACAGAATAACAAGCGGCGGTCCGAGCATTCTTCTCATCCCAACGTATATTATTGAAACTTGATTTAGAGTATCCACCCGCTATATATGCCTGAAGAGTAAAGGGGGATAGCGTTGCGCCTACGAGGGCGAGCCCAACACCTAATCCGGAGGAGCCCAAGATAGGTATCGAAGCGCTCACTAGTAGCGCAGTCCCGATTGCAATTGCAAGGGCCGTAGTCACCGTAGCAGATACGACTGATAAAGCTCCCATTCCAACAAGAAGCGTTGTTCCTGCTGCAGACGCGGCCAGTCCAGCTGCCAAAGAAACAGCTGCAACACCAGTCACCACTGCCACAGCCGCAACGGTAGCGCCTAATGTAAATGCAGCAGCGGTCACCAAGGCAGCTGCCCCTGCAGCAGCTAATCCACCTCCGGCCGCAAGCGCAAGTCCGGTAGCAACCGCAGTAACTGCTGCCATAGATGCAACTGGTCCGGCCCCCAAAGCAGTACCTATGATTCCTACAGGGTTGAGCGTTGCAGCAATTCCTAGTCCAGCATCACTCCAACGCTGAGAACTCACATAAAACGCATTTTGAAAGAAGGTGCTTAATGAAAGACTAAAGTTCAAAAATCCGAGTCCGTTCCTTTCCAAGAAACTACTCAAGATACTGTTTCCGCTTGGATCAGTGTATCTGACTGGATTTCCTTCGGTATACATGTACAAGTCCATTCCCATCGGTCTTGTCGTATCCATAACAGAGTCCGCCTGTAAAAATCTTCCAATGACTGGGTCGTAATACCTTGCCTTGAAATAATAAAGACCTGTTTCTTTATCTTCTTCTTGCCCGTTAAATTTATAGCGGAACACATCAGGCCCGGAGGAATCGTTTCTTTGTATTTCTCCATATGGTTTATAAGAAATATGTGATGCTCCTCCCTGGTCCCCGCCTGCGATCCTGTTTCCATTTCCGTCTGTAGCCATTGTAATGGAGCCTAAATGATCAGGATGAAGGAATAAGAAACCACCCACTGGGAGTCCTGCTCCAGAACCCGGACCTCCAGGTTCATATGGAGTATTCACATTCGGAGTATTGGAATCAAATTGGGGAGGAACTAACCAAGGTGGACTCCCATTACCGCCTGGCATCAAAACGGAACAGTTAAAAAAAGAAACGATGAGTATCGGAGAGGTAAATTTTAAGACAGATCTCCAAATTCCTTCTCTAAAGGAAAGGAGCCCGAACCCTAAACTTAAAAAGATCGTTATATATAAAAAACCTAAATTAGTTCCTGGAACTAAGAATAAATATTTAATTCCTCGGATCGAATTATCTTTTGCCGCCCAAGCTAATGTTTTCCACGTAGTTTCTATTCCGGATATTCCGGAAGAAATACTATTACCTTGATAACTTAGAAGTACCGCATCCGTCCTGGTCCATTGTGCTACAAGATCTCCGGAGTTTCCTCGGAAATATAATGTATGTTGTGGAGATTTTCCCGGAGAAATGGAAACCTCATACAATCCGCCTAAGCTGATTGTTTTACTGGAATCACTTAATTTTGTTTTTCGTATCCTGGTTCCTGAAAAATCATAATCGAACCGGATACTTTCTTGGTCTTCCGTTTGGATCTCTTTTAATTTTTGGAAAGGATCGTAACGAAAACTTTCTCCATTCTTAGAGATGATATTTCCGGAGCCGTCGTAGGAATATTGGTAAGAATGATTTTGTCCTGTTACCTTAGTAACCGCATTCTTATGAGAAGGGTTTTCATACGAGTAGGTTAAGTTCCCTTTTTGGAGCAATTTACCGGAATCAGAATATGTATATTCTTCTGTTCCGTAAACTCCGGAGGCTGTCACCAGCCTGTTGACCGAATCATATTGAAAGTTTTGGGTCCTAACCGGATTCTTTTTATCTATGATAGAAAGATAATTTCCGAACTGATCGTAAGTATACTCTATACTTTGGTAAATTTCGGTATCTTTAACCGAAACAAATCTACTATGTTTACGTTTTATTAAATCATAATATATGTCCGTTCTGACACCATTCCCCAATTGTCTTTGGATCTTAAGTTCCCCATTCTCTAAGATTGGCCCTTGGTATTGAACGATTGGAAAATCGGAACCACTTCCATCGCCTGGAGTTAAAGTGATCCCGGAAAGAAATCCTGCTTCCGAATATAGGTTTTTTGAAATACTTCCGTCAGGATATATAGTCTCTTCTATTTGGTTCTGCAGATTGTACTTATTACGAATTACAAATTCTAGATCCTCTTCCGTTAACTTTTTTACGACTATATTTTGGTTTCCTCTTAGATCGTATCCGAACTCAGTTGTCCCGAGTGGATCGGTAACCTTGGTTAATCTTCCGATCCCGTTTTCTTTTTCAGGATCATCATATTCGTAAATATAATTCACTGCTCCGGTTTCAGGAGAATCTCCATTTACTCCGGAAACTCTTCCTAAAATATCATAAGAATATTGTATGCTGGAAC is part of the Leptospira andrefontaineae genome and encodes:
- a CDS encoding TIGR04452 family lipoprotein; translated protein: MKRIYIIMLIILFIANCIAVDTLGLTDTYKGDVAKDKLLAAAKIGDYMTANSYFTKQGYTGSELDSYVIAQVILASFVDEAVFGLDESKYYKKKDVDHCAKAIQSFGVVLDQDSFSTFLSNRTCNLSPNDMFLDRNIGKSSNSGK